The following nucleotide sequence is from Anopheles stephensi strain Indian chromosome 3, UCI_ANSTEP_V1.0, whole genome shotgun sequence.
GTTGATGgtaaaaaacgcacacaagtAGTCGACCAAAATCAacccacaggtgcccgtaaCATAAAATGCAATCTGTAACGTGACCGTAATCCAATAGCCCCTGTTCACCGTCCAATCGACGTACGGGATTTCACagaaaaacagcaacattACCCGACCCTCGGTAAAGTACACGAACAACGGATTGATCCAAATGATGAACAGCGATCCAAAGTATCCGCCGATCATGATATGTCCTGCGATGTACAGCACACGGCTATACTTTTGCACCACCGGATACTCGTTGCTCGTTTCCTGATACTTTGTGTACGTTTCCCGCTCAATGTTGCCCGTTAGCTCACGGACCGGATCACGGTTGCGGATCATCGTGAAGTACTTGATCATGAGCGCCAGACCCGTACAGATGAGCGACTGTGATTCGAGCATCTCGAGCGCGTCTTCCCGGTACTTGTAACCCGTCCACACGTGCAAACCGAGAAACATCACGATCTGCGTCAAACTCGCTATACGGCCCCAGGTAAAGCCGTACTTTTGCTCCCAAAGACCGGCACCGATCAGACGGCTCGACAGCTTCAGCCGATCGAAGCTTGCGTGGTACAGTTCGATGGCGGTTCTCATTTGGTCACTTTTGTTCGAACTATAGTTTGCAACTGATGCTCCAGCGTTCTGTGCGTCGGAATAAATTTCTCAATCCATTCTCCGGTGTCGGATTTGCATCGTTATTAATTCATCTTGACATGTTTTCTGCTGTGATTGACAGAAAAGTGAATGTTTTATTACATATTTTGAAACAAGATTGACAGGATTCGAACAACAATAAAGTATTGCGGAGCGCGCCGTTGGTAAAAGTGACAGCGGTGCCAGTCTTCACGCAACAGGACCGTGGCTCAAATCTCACCCGAACTGTCCCTCCGTAATTTTTCATCTCATTTGCAACAGCATATCTCAAGCTAGAAAGCATTCCTCTTagctgcgttcgagaggaagatgctcagaaggatttttggccccgtatgtgtgaaaggacaatggaggagccgctacaattacgagctctacgagctgtacaatgatctcaccatcgtgcagcgaaatAGACTCGCCAGGTCACTcaggtgggctggtcacgtcaggagaatgacaccggacgacccagcccctAAAGTCCTTTTGGgccatccacacggacagattgagatggagtgatgaagttgatgcgtccgccagaacggccgggataaagGATTGGCAGACGTCgacgctaaaccgtgagcggtatagaggattgttgcagcaggcctgCAGACCGCAACGCGATTGTAGCgcttgataagtaagtaagtagaaAGAATCAAAACCAAGTCGTTCTTAaagttgtttgctttctttatttttctattttttaaatatttttttcatttcttgctTGACAAGCGAAATATTCTGGAATTGATCacagaaacaaataaaaataaacatcacTCACTGTCAACATCTTTTAAGGGAGGTTTTGTGTCTCTTCTTTCTACACAAGCTACAGTACAAATCCAGCTTTCCCCTTCCAATCTTTCGCATAAAAAGCTATCCCTAATCAGGGTCCGTCTACTAAATCAGCCCCCCGTTACTTGCTGTCTTACTAACTATTTTGTCGCATCGCCTAAAGCTTCAGCATATATAACTACCTTGAGTGTACTTTGTTTTATcattttcttcgctttcgGTACTTTAAATAGTAAAATTCACTGcactgcttttttgtttttgtaaactaATCACTAAGCCCTTACAGTTTTAAAATTGTAGCacggtgtctgtgtgtgtgtgcggtatTTGTTCCCCAAAACCTTTCTTTGCTTGATGCCGCTATAATACATTCGAAAAACGTGATTGTACGATTAGTCTTACGCTAGTGCTCAAAGTAATCCATTTTATCTTCTGCAGTACATTGTGTttcttgagtgtgtgtgtgtgtgtatgatttCGGTTTGTTGCTCTAACGGAgttattgtttattattttctctTATGCTTATACTTATGCTTATTGTTTGTTGAACTTGttcatttgcttttttgtgcttAGTTTCAAGCAGGCATCAGGTGTGTAAAAGAGCTTTTAATATTGCAATCGTCTGAAACAAAACATGCGCTTTTCGTatacatttttgtttcatattAAATTCTAACTCATATTTTTAAGCCAAATTCCAAAGTAAAGCTTGAGCTGAGTCCTTCAAAATGTcgcttttaaataaaataaaaatattttaagaagCTGTTTGATCGTTTAGTTAAATAGTTGCGATACAAAATCAGATGCTTTATGACATTCTTTGCTATTGTATTTTTCTAGGCAAGAGGACATAGTTATTGacatttaatatatttttgtaagcgttttctcgtttttttgttattatccTGAGGTCTGCAGATGTTATGATGCgcaaatattaaaattcaacGTCTTAAAGCCACCGGTTTGCTTCACAAAAATCGAAGCCTATTAAGTTGCCTATTAAAATAGTCCATTCCATAACAATTTTCCTAACCAGCCCAGTAAGTCGCAATAATTATGTCTCTCTTTCCTGACCTCTTTCCTGTCCTGCACTATTTGCACATTCAACTGACATTCGGGTTGCGTACCTATAAAGTATCAAAATTGTCCGTAAACgtatgttaaaaatatttccgAAACGGTTTACCATAAGGTGGTGcctatgtgtgcgtgtttcaAGCTGCACTCTGCAAGACTCCGGCTTCCCAACCTCCACGAATCCAAATGGGCTTTGTGCTGCACGAAATGCGATATTGCTATTTAGTTTGGTATGATTCCGTGTGCCATGTacgatggtttttttttttttttgttgcctcgGAAATCAGCGTTATTGCTATCACGTCGTACCGTCGTCCGGTCAATGAAGCCACAGGATGGATGCGATGGTGTAAAAGGATCAAGTTCGCTTTTGGGCCCACTTTAAGTCATCGGCACGAGGTTTATGGCCAGTCGACAGTTCAATGATGGCCTCCAGTGTGGACCAGAATCTGTGCGAAAGAGTTAAAGTTTTGAGTTATTCACACACATCGATTTCGGTTGAAGGTAGGTGATGTACTTACTTTATCTTCTCCAGCGGCCAGTTGAGCCATCCTGTCGTTATGCAAAAGTACGTTTCGTGCGGTGCAACGTGATGAATGCGATGATGGCGTCTGGGCAAGATGATGTGATGATTCTGCAGAAACAGTACCCATCTCGGTAGACCCCAGTATGTGTGGGACCATTTGTGAATCTGTCAAAGaaccatcaacaaaaaaaaaccccagttACACCCTCATCAACTTCAACACACAATGCgctgagggaaaaaaaaccttccggCTAGACATTCTTACCTGATTCGTCATGGCTATGAAAATCGAGCACAGGAACAGGTACGCGCTGATAGCATAGTCCTGCTGTATTTCGGCATTCGTTCTGGTAAAAAAGTTCCACGCCAGCTTGCCGAGTATTGGCAGGGCAACCATAAAATTGTCCCCGTTCGTTTCGATGAAATCATGCCGTGTGATGGAGGTCGGATCGATGTGATGCTCTCGGAATGGTCGAAGAAAGTTCTGCGCGATGaatgaaatacaaaaaaaaaggatatgaATACCTTTCACAAGCGCGCTGGAACGATCGAGACTCGAAACCTACCTTACCAACGATGGGCAAATCGACGGAGCCCCAGGTGTCAGCGCCCCAATGTAACAGCCCCGAACCAAAGTCTGCCGTCAGTATGCCGAAGATGGCTGCCACCACGACGTTGCTGATGCGCTCGAACCTAAAGTGTCTTAGTATTAGGGCGAGATTTAGCACCATCAGCGAGATGCagatgtacacacacaccagctccTGAGTTCGCTTCCCTGCAATGTACAGAAAGCGATTGTCACACAATTAATTTATTACTTCAAAGCAGTTACAAAACAGACgcgtttaaacaaaaaaccatcctTCGCAACGCAGGGTGAAAGTTTTTTGAAGCGGTCCATTGCCCACCAAATGAACCCGCATCATTTCTTTTGCAAACCGCAATAAATGGAATTAATTTGAGGTCCCACGGCACGAAACCGTAGGCACCAAAAAGATTAAAGCCCGTCACAGTGAAGTGAAGCCCAAGTGAAGATAATTACATCAAAACCGCAACAAAATGTCAATTATGGGTGTTTCAAAGGCCACAAACCGCTCTCATCAgagtactctctctctctctaacccCATTTTTGACCGTCCAATTTGATGAATACTTTAAAAACATAGAGACGGTATATGTCTGGTGCGATTTTATTTGGTTGCTTAGTACTAATCACTCCTTAACTTTAATGTTGGATTAATAAAACATGAGGGATGAATTTGTGCTTTAAAGTATTAAATTACCCATCTTGCTTTCATGATTGTAATTGTATAAAAGCTCACTAAAATAACTACGTATCTGGAGAATCAATTCAAGCTACTTTATGTTGGACTTCATGCAAAAGCAtccgtttttattttgatgttTTCCGTTAGATTCGGAATATTGTTTCATTGTTGGCTGGACTGAATATAAAATCTCAGCCGAAGCGTTCCTTCATAGAGAGAACCGATTATCCAACTATTtagtatcaataagtctagcaagccatTCCATGGCCAGCATGATCACTTAGGACGTAATGCCAAGAAGAAGCTTGTAAGGGAAGAAGTAGGTTAAAAGAGGGCGTCAATGCAGGTTCGTTCCGTTAAGCCAGGCGCCATCATAgttagcgtttttttttaccgaaTCAGCTCCTAAGCTGAGCAATTGTACACTTTTGTCGCATAAAGGTCAAGTTAGACATTGATGACTCAATGAGATACACCAAATCGGAAGCATGTTCCTCATTTGCCGTGATCTACTAAATGTTGAAGTCTAACTTcaacttttccaccattttagGACTAATTCAATCGTTATTCCTTCATGACGACACCAGATTTCACTGTGCAAAAGTTGCCAATGTCTATATACAAGTGGAAGCCTCTTTCTGTCTTCTTGGTCTAACGGCTCCTTAAGGTTGCcaaccatttctggcttactagacttaaataCCACGTtattggatagtcagtcctcactacgggggaacggttgagatgggatttgaacccaggtcctgccgtatgaaagCCGGCGCCGTTTTTATGATTAAATATAATGCCTCTGAAATCCGAGAAATTAGCAGCAAAAACcttattttttgctttctgtcGAAAAATATTTGGATGTTGACCACAAATATGACACAAAATAATCTCTCCTATTTTAGCTTAAACAGGTTAAATGAAAAGATTCGAGAGCTGGAGGAATTTGCAACCAAAACAGCTGGACAGTTTAAGAACTAAAATGAACTTcttttacataaaaaataaaactatgaCAATGGTTATAAACTTATCTCCCAATGAATAAGGTAAGAAAAAAGTTCTATCTAGTTCTTCTAAGTAAATTTATTCCAAAACACCGTTTCAAACACAAATTTCCATCAACTGGTAAATTTTTAGGCAAcgatattttttatgtttgagaAAGTAAAAATAAGTTTAAGAACATCATTTGACCTTCTACTAATTAAGACTTCATTGTCTTAATCGATAGTCATACACATTCGAAACGAAATCCAATTTCAATCGCATCGATCGCCCCGTAACGTCCAGAGCGCAGAAGCTTTACGCCTTGCTCTATGGTCCGTTGTTCTACGGTCAATTTCGCAGTAATCTCCAATCAATTTATGCTACCCGCAAATCCCGTGACCGACTAAGCATGCCCCATTAGTGTAGCGCCCGTAGTATGGGAGCAGGTCGCTCAACTGCCACCTGTACCGTTTATTCCCCGTAGGCGTACGTGCTTGCccgaaaagaagcaaacagtGCCAAATAGAACCACTGAGCGCGTGAGTTGCAGCGGAAGGAAACAAAAGAACGGCCAGCGAGGGTAAATATCAACAGTCAAATCTCATTTACATAAAACAATCTTTCGGCACTGGCTAatgaccaggcgtctccatcaccCGGGTCGACCGATGGAAGAAACCTGTAGCGAACCATTCCAacccaaaaccaaacaaggCTTCTGACCGATGGCGATTGCCTGTGCTGGAACTATTTATGTTCAGCCACGCGAACAATGCTGGGGCGCGAGTTCTTGTGAATGTCAGTGTGTGCTTCTTGATGGAACCCACTCTTCACTTCTTTCTTCGGTCTACGGTTCGAAACCAAACTTCTTCGAACGATGAACGATCAAAGGGAAGGATGAAACGAGTCCGGTACAATACATCCGGTTCCAATGGCTTTCCGTTCGTGTGTTCCGTACACTAATGTTTCCTAGCGTGAGACTCACACCAAGCAACAGTGCtagcaggagcagcaggacTTAGAACGGGCTACCACGAACGAAAGGAGCACACGCCTCACCTTGTTCCAAGAGCACAAATATCATCAAGCaaggcgtgtgtttgtgtgaagtgGGACCTACACAACGAGAGCTTTTATAATTATTgtacaaaaaacaatccaccCTCCAGTGTTCTAAATATATCCGacattttgtttccctttcccGAAACCTCCCGGCCTCTTCTGTTAGGCATAACACGTAaggcagaaggaaaaaaaccgcCCATCGACATATTTATAGAGGCATACACCGTCTAAGCAGTTTGCAAGTACTGTAGTGCTGGCAAATGGAGCATTTATTGTCATCGTCATTTGAAAGCTTCCAAAAGGAAGGGGGAAACCCAGTACGGGAAATCGACCTGACCTTATCCGTACAGTGAGCGAAATGTTTGGTGCCAAAATAAAACGGAAACAAGTGTACCAAGCGTTCGATATCCTTGACCGTATCCCGGTGCACGTCtcaaggtttttgttttttcttttaaggTTCTACAATGGCAAGAAATTATGCAACCGTCTCGAACAAGCACAGCAACAGCGTGCGGAGAAAGTGCAACCGATTGCAGAACGTCGTCTGTTTGAAGCAACAATGCTGTCATCAAGGTTTTCGTTCGAATAAATGGTTTTGGCAACGTTTCCCACTATCTGCCCGTGCCAAAGATGCCAAAAATGTATGATCGTGTATTTTTTGTATTCATGTGATAGCTTACCATAAATATGGATCTGATCTCTTTAAATCGATCCAAGTTCTTAAACATGATTTTAAAATACGATTTTCTGGAGCAGAAAATATACTGTTCAAGGGTAAATATTTATCCTGGCGTCATAAGTGTTGGGTGAGGTCAATCTAGATTCCCAAATCCCTTAAGATTCCGTTTAGTTACACCCTGCGTTATTAACAACTGAACCGTGTAACAAATGCCGTAGATTTAGGTTTAAGGTTAGAAGAGTCTCCCTCCTTAAACGTCCACGCTGAACTCGATATGAGCAAAGTTAAGAAATCACAGACACTAATTTTCAGGATCTCAACTGAAATACATGATCCCTTCTGCCTGAAATCCTTTAGCTGGTACTGAGTTTGATCGACTCTGGGGTACGCTACTGTAATATGGTGTCTTCCGAGAACTACAGCGATGCCTAGACTAGCGAATTTTCAGTGAAAATATGCTCGCTTAGCTATTCTACAACCCATCTTCAACCCATTCAACCCTGTCCGATTCTGCTTTTTATTCTTAAAGCTCATTGAAGTAGTGTATTTTCCCGTCCGAGGAAGCTTCAGTTAGGGCCTCCTGTAATATTCCTGCTGTCCTAACAACTATTTCTCCTTACGATCTTTTTCGTAGCCTTCGCGATGGACCCTCCCCGATTATTTCAACGCACTCTTTGGCCTCTTTAGTCTCGTGCTCGTCTTCGTGAAttattatgcttttttttcataGTCTGTTTACAAGCTCTTCTACCCATATGATAATTacaaaatagttaaaaatttaaatcacaTATTCTGACATCACCATGGAGTTAAGATCGACTGGTACACAAGCTCACCTAAGCGTAGAGGAGCTAGAACAATCGCTTGTGGCTACCGTATAGCCTAACTCTTGCTTTAACTGATATAAGACTAGCTGCGAAGCTAGCGTAGATCAACCAGacgaataaatataaaaacgtTATTAAACATCGTttcttgtgtttgttttattcggAAAATCATTTATACTTAAAGCTATGTTAGGTACTGTAGtagttaataaaaaaatggaaatacgAAAATTTCATACTAATAGTCCACATGTCTGTAGTAGATACACACTCTCGCTAAGATCTCTCCAAAAGTCTCCATGCTTGAGATCCTATTATACCCATTTAACCTGATTTAACCCTCATTTTTATCAACAAACAATCCAGTTGCGAAAACCCCATTCATTTCAATTACCGTTTAGCAAGCACTTGCCACCCTACTCGCCACATGGCGCTGAGCTCTGATTTGACAATTTAATAACCACACTAACCGGCACTAATCGTCAACTGTTCGCTCACTGTACGGATAGTGATTAAATCACCCTCAATTCTAACCCCATTCGCGAGCTCCATTCGCACATAGACGAGCATAAACCCGCGACTAAATGACAGCCTGTACTGGCATGGCATTAAAATATGTTCCACGCCGTATGCTGTGACTTCCGACCGCTagccgtacacacacacaaacctttGTGTCGCTTGTGTGATCCGGCGGCGGCACTCTCGGCATCTTATCGGTCTGCACACAATCGGTGCATACAACGCGGTACGCCCTATCGCCGACCCCGTGTTTGCATCGCATAATTAAGCCATCAGGCTCTCTGCAGCTGACAAGTCCGCGGGCGGAAGTACAAAAACCCGAAACCACCGCCCGTGCCAATATGGAGACCACCGTGCATGTATGGTAGCTCGATTATCAAAGCAGAAACTGCTTCGCCACAACCCACTCCGTACCTACCGTTACTGTACAGCTTCGCCAGCTCCTGAGCTCCTTTGTGCCGGGGTCCCCATCGTGGCCGTTTCTCGAGATTCGCACGGTTGTCTTCGGACAGGCCGGTCGTTGCTAGTATGGTGTTGGAATTCGGGTCATCTTCCAGCATAGAGTTCTGGAGTATTTCCTGGTCCGTCTTGACAGGCGTCTGGAAGCAGATTCGATACAACGGATTAGATTAAAACCGACCGCCAAGTGCAAAGAGCCGAGAGTTCAAGACCTGGTGAAAGCGACATAGCAACATATTAAACTGTTTTAGCGACCTGCTCTCCCGCATCTCCTCCTTGCTCATTGATGACATTCCGGGCGCAATACACACAAACCGATGGCGTCAACATTCTTGGCGTCAGCGTTCTTAACCATCTAGCGGCACTGGTGCGGTTGCACAATCCCGCCAGCACAAGGTAATACTCGCTACCCCCCGCTCCGCTCCGTTATCAAATTCACTTTGTCCGCGAACGAACCGTTGCAGTTTGTGCCTGCAAAAATGGGAAACCGTTGCCAGCACACGCCACAACGGAACCGGAATGGTGAGTTTCGCTAGCTTTCGTTGCGTGCAGCATGGAAGGCACACTCGGCCTGGCGCCGGTAAATTGCAACCTGTTCAAAGCTGCTAATGCTTCAACAATGGTGTCTCCTTTCTGCTgggaaaatgaaggaaaatagAAGTACCGGAGAGAGGAGCGCGAGATGCTCTCCGGGCAGAACGCTCCTCGAAAGGACACAGTTCAACGACAACGACACAAAGGACACAACATCTCCTTTTGCTGTCTAATGGAGCGATTCATCggaaaattattgttttcctgctaaaacaaacccacacacTGATGAGCCCAcagtgctgatgatgatgatgatgacaatCATGCTGTGCTCACAAGGTGCTCGATCTGGATGctgcgtgtgagtgtgcaaTTTAATGCACGAACTGTTTTGCCTTGAAATGTGGCACCGCAGGGAGAGATGCACACAATGCAATTTAAGGGAATCTAATAATACGATGGAATGCCACCTCATCCCAGTCGAAGGATCCGTCTTTATCCAGCGGGATTTTCTTCACCTTCGCGCTCATCGTACTCTCGATAATATTTGCAACGGTAATCAATCAACAATAACAGCCGTCCGGGAACAGGTACACTGATGTGTTATTGGATTTAATTTATCATCCCTAATCACAATCGGCTGCATGCGTACATAATGCAACCTACACGCGAGTGATGGGCCGGCATTTAATTGAGCCTTTCCGGAGGAGATTCGGTATGGTGAAGGTTTGCTGGTAGCAAATGATGTGTATGataatttgatttcttttttcgctGCGCAACTAATGAATCGATCAAGCATGAATCTCTACATATGAATGAAATCAACAGTGTGATTTGCTTTCTTCATTCCGCGTCAATTATAAAACCCTTGAACGGTTTGAAGCCAACCGAGCACGGGTAACAAACATCTCAACAGGTTTGCTGTTATTAACAGGAATTATGTTCGATTAGTGTTGCGAAAGGATTCAGGATCAATTTAACAATAGGTAAATAATGAACTTTGATAATGTGTGATTTCAATTCAACGTCAAGTTGAAGGGTCCATGAAAAACGTTACGGTTCGGTTGCGTCAAAACTGTACTGAACTGTGGTtcaaaataaaggaaaatggTGAAATAATTGACTTCACCACAAGTCACTCACACACCATGAGGTTCATTTACTGTTCTACCTTCCAAGAAACCTTTGTCTTTGGTGTCTTGAGGTGAGGGGGGCGTTTTGAGCAACCTAAACAAGACGAACCGGCACGCTCAACTACGTGGGAACGCAAgtaaaacgcaaacaaaacataaccaTC
It contains:
- the LOC118510000 gene encoding uncharacterized protein LOC118510000 gives rise to the protein MRTAIELYHASFDRLKLSSRLIGAGLWEQKYGFTWGRIASLTQIVMFLGLHVWTGYKYREDALEMLESQSLICTGLALMIKYFTMIRNRDPVRELTGNIERETYTKYQETSNEYPVVQKYSRVLYIAGHIMIGGYFGSLFIIWINPLFVYFTEGRVMLLFFCEIPYVDWTVNRGYWITVTLQIAFYVTGTCGLILVDYLCAFFTINGSLYVDLLRFHLNELSELLAEPGYQTRSSPEIIEKVNRKWRICLVEHQHIVEYYDKFSDLWSMINLAQCES
- the LOC118508960 gene encoding plasmanylethanolamine desaturase isoform X2 — translated: MLEDDPNSNTILATTGLSEDNRANLEKRPRWGPRHKGAQELAKLYSNGKRTQELVCVYICISLMVLNLALILRHFRFERISNVVVAAIFGILTADFGSGLLHWGADTWGSVDLPIVGKNFLRPFREHHIDPTSITRHDFIETNGDNFMVALPILGKLAWNFFTRTNAEIQQDYAISAYLFLCSIFIAMTNQIHKWSHTYWGLPRWVLFLQNHHIILPRRHHRIHHVAPHETYFCITTGWLNWPLEKIKFWSTLEAIIELSTGHKPRADDLKWAQKRT
- the LOC118508960 gene encoding plasmanylethanolamine desaturase isoform X1; the encoded protein is MDLISLPPCSRRMELTTMVNEQPMALSPASTSAIKISTTFLKTPVKTDQEILQNSMLEDDPNSNTILATTGLSEDNRANLEKRPRWGPRHKGAQELAKLYSNGKRTQELVCVYICISLMVLNLALILRHFRFERISNVVVAAIFGILTADFGSGLLHWGADTWGSVDLPIVGKNFLRPFREHHIDPTSITRHDFIETNGDNFMVALPILGKLAWNFFTRTNAEIQQDYAISAYLFLCSIFIAMTNQIHKWSHTYWGLPRWVLFLQNHHIILPRRHHRIHHVAPHETYFCITTGWLNWPLEKIKFWSTLEAIIELSTGHKPRADDLKWAQKRT